In one Nicotiana tomentosiformis chromosome 6, ASM39032v3, whole genome shotgun sequence genomic region, the following are encoded:
- the LOC138894010 gene encoding uncharacterized protein encodes MRATETEGVELASYRLKGVAYSWFEMWEDSREEWSPPTRWSEFADAFIDHFLPAETKVARVVEFETLKVGSKSVWEYHMEFVRLSKYDVHMMPTMEARVRRFLQGLSPLVINEAATSALNSDMNYGKMVAFAQATEARKLKHRMERKAQSSSPTAATSSTHPLARGSSAPAGRGTTRGGAQSSGGPSRFYAMSGRHSVEAFPDVVTSILTVQSHDVYALIDPGSSLSYVTPYVATSFGIEPEQLHEPFSVSIPVGEYITAARVYRDCVVTVRGRDTMADLIELGMIDFDVIMGMDWLNSCFAKLDCRTRIMRLEFPNEPTVEWERNNVMLKCHAVSGEGIKVDPQKIATVKDWPRPTTLTEIHRFLGLVGYYRMFVEGFSTLASPLTKLTQKAVKFQWSDACEMSFQELKSRLTSASVKAENQKPGGLAQSIEIPLWKWEMINMDFVVGLPRTPQQYAQLYIKEIVRLHGTLVSIISDRGAQFTANIWKKFQQGLGTLVNLSTAFHPQTNGQAERTIQTLEDMLRPKVEEQTNYIRKGIMAKPESRRSNLGSRE; translated from the exons atgcgtgctactgagacggagggagtagagttggcctcctatcgtttgaaaggggtggcatattcctggtttgaaaTGTGGGAGGATTCCCGTGAGGAGTGGAGCCCTCCgacgagatggagtgagttcgcggatgccttcatagaccatttcttgcctgccgagactaaggtagCCCGTGttgtggagtttgagacccttaaagtgggtagtaagagtgtgtgggaatatcacatggagttcgtgcgccTGTCAAAGTATGATGTTCATATGATGCCGACAATGGAGGCTAGGGTGCGTCGATTtttgcagggccttagccctttggttattaatgaggctgccacatctgctctaaattctgacatgaactatggaaagatggtggcatttgcccaaGCTACAGAGGCTCGAAAATTAAAGCACAGGATGGAACGAAAAG ctcagtcatccagtcctacagctgctacatcttcaacACACCCTCTAGCTCGAGGCTCTTCAGCACCTGCAGGGCGTGGTacaactaggggtggtgcacagagttcgggaggacctagtcgattctatgctatgagtggtcgacatAGTGTGGAGGCTTTCCCAGATGTcgtcacaagtatattgactgttcaatctcatgatgtgtatgcccttattgatcccggatcttctttgtcctatgttactccttatgttgctacgagcttcgggatagaaccggaacagcttcatgagccgttctctgtatctatcCCAGTTGGCGAGTATATTAcggccgcacgggtttatagagattgtgttgtcacggtgcgtggtcgggataccatggctgatctcattgagctggggatgattgattttgatgtaataatgggaatggactggctcAATTCATGTTTTGCAAAACTCGACTGCCGGACCAGaattatgaggcttgagtttcctaatgAACCAACTGTTGAGTGGGAGAGGAATAATGTTATGCTAAaat GTCATGCcgtctccggagaaggaattaaggttgatcctcaaaagattgcgacggtgaaggattggcctagacctactactctaACAGAGATTCACAGATTCTTGGGTTTGGTCGGGTATTATAGGAtgttcgtggaggggttctccacacTTGCCTcaccattgactaaattgacacagaaggcggttaagttccagtggtccgatgcttgtgaaatgagctttcaggaattgaaatcaagattgacttcggcgTCG gtgaaggCCGAGAATCAAAAGCCAGGTGGGTTAgctcagagtatagaaattccactgtggaaatgggaaatgatcaatatggattttgtggtagggttaccgcgcactccgc AacagtatgctcaattgtatatcaaggagatagtcaggcttcatggcactctagtttccatcatttccgatcgaggggcccaattcacagctaatatttggaagaaatttcagcaaggtttgggtacgctgGTAAATCTTAGCAcagctttccatccacagactaacgggcaagcagagcggactattcagacgcttgaggacatgttgc GTCCAAAAGTTGAGGAACAAACAAATTACATCCGTAAAGGTATTATGGCAAAACCAGAAAGTCGAAGAAGCAatttgggaagccgagaatga